Proteins encoded by one window of Brevibacterium atlanticum:
- a CDS encoding aminoglycoside phosphotransferase family protein, with protein sequence MKVPPVLYRSTRDIIGEYRTDAWVAALDYMANEVLDRWKLRFDDVPGAPWAGCESLVIPVLTQENYQGVLRFAAPTSAHTAAHAQVLRALKMWNGHGAVRVIRDDRSFRVTLQERLRTKDNLSVLPLADVPPVWGALQRSLEIPASTEFLRVQDVVAGWLGSFDADAGLLTGWSEAGPQDSLLLSFARNWMQTLAASDENWLIHADLHYYNILAGNPDPTGVSTWKAIDPQPLAGPTAYTMAPVLWNRLAEIPSEHPQAQAAWLRGFATDLALCAGIDPQYGMGATVAREITNMFWYLRAASGGSQSSLADAARSLWVARALSGADVAGVNAHALKPIG encoded by the coding sequence GTGAAGGTGCCGCCCGTCCTCTACCGCTCGACGCGTGACATCATCGGCGAATACCGCACGGATGCGTGGGTCGCCGCACTCGACTATATGGCCAATGAGGTCCTCGACCGGTGGAAGCTGCGCTTCGACGATGTGCCCGGCGCCCCGTGGGCCGGCTGCGAATCGCTGGTGATTCCCGTGCTGACCCAGGAGAACTATCAGGGGGTGCTGCGGTTCGCGGCGCCGACCTCGGCGCATACGGCCGCGCATGCGCAGGTGCTGCGGGCGCTGAAGATGTGGAACGGGCACGGGGCGGTGCGCGTCATCCGCGATGACCGCAGCTTCCGGGTGACCCTGCAGGAGCGGCTGCGGACGAAGGACAATCTCTCGGTGCTGCCGCTGGCTGATGTGCCTCCGGTGTGGGGTGCCCTGCAGCGGTCGTTGGAGATTCCGGCGAGTACGGAATTCCTGCGGGTCCAGGATGTCGTCGCCGGGTGGCTGGGCAGCTTCGATGCCGATGCCGGCCTGCTCACCGGGTGGTCGGAGGCCGGTCCTCAGGATTCGCTGCTGCTGTCCTTCGCGCGGAACTGGATGCAGACCCTGGCGGCGTCGGACGAGAACTGGCTCATCCACGCTGACCTGCACTATTACAATATCCTCGCCGGCAACCCGGACCCGACGGGAGTGTCGACGTGGAAGGCCATCGACCCGCAGCCGCTGGCAGGGCCGACGGCGTACACGATGGCCCCGGTGCTGTGGAACCGGCTGGCGGAGATTCCGTCCGAGCATCCGCAGGCGCAAGCGGCCTGGCTGCGCGGATTCGCCACGGATCTCGCCCTGTGCGCGGGCATCGATCCGCAGTACGGGATGGGCGCGACCGTGGCCCGGGAGATCACGAACATGTTCTGGTACCTGCGGGCGGCCTCGGGCGGATCGCAGTCGAGCCTGGCCGATGCGGCCAGGTCCCTGTGGGTCGCGCGCGCCCTGTCCGGCGCCGACGTCGCCGGAGTCAACGCCCACGCCCTCAAACCCATCGGCTGA
- the nusA gene encoding transcription termination factor NusA, whose amino-acid sequence MDIDLNVLRVIEREREIPLDTLVELIEQALFLAYQKTEGAWPDARAELDKSTGEVRILAVEFDNDDNPIGEFDDTPTGFGRIAAQTARQVIHQRLRDVEDESLLGTFKGREGEIASGTIQQGNDPQMVQIDLGDVEAVLPPHEQVPGEQYRHGTRMRVYIADVHKGQKGTSVTVSRTHPNLVRRLFAHEAPEIADGTVEIVSLAREAGHRTKLAVRATKPGVNAKGSCIGELGSRVRAVMNELGQEKIDIVDYSDDPAKFIAHALSPAKAKRVEILDAAAQESRAVVPSDQLSLAIGKEGQNARLAAKLTGWKIDIIAAD is encoded by the coding sequence ATGGACATCGATCTCAATGTTCTGCGCGTGATCGAACGAGAGCGTGAGATTCCGCTGGACACCCTCGTCGAACTCATCGAACAGGCTCTCTTCCTCGCCTACCAGAAGACCGAAGGCGCCTGGCCCGACGCCCGTGCCGAACTCGACAAGTCCACCGGCGAAGTGCGCATCCTCGCCGTGGAGTTCGACAACGACGACAACCCGATCGGCGAATTCGACGACACCCCCACAGGCTTCGGCCGCATCGCCGCCCAGACCGCCCGCCAGGTCATCCACCAGCGTCTGCGCGACGTCGAGGACGAGTCGCTCCTCGGGACATTCAAAGGCCGTGAGGGGGAGATCGCCTCGGGCACCATCCAACAGGGCAACGACCCGCAGATGGTGCAGATCGACCTCGGCGATGTCGAGGCCGTGCTGCCCCCGCACGAGCAGGTCCCCGGCGAACAGTACCGGCACGGCACGAGGATGCGCGTCTACATCGCCGACGTCCACAAGGGCCAGAAGGGCACCTCGGTCACCGTCTCCCGCACCCACCCGAACCTCGTGCGCCGGCTCTTCGCCCACGAAGCGCCCGAGATCGCCGACGGCACCGTCGAGATCGTGTCGCTGGCCCGCGAGGCCGGCCACCGCACGAAGCTCGCGGTGCGCGCCACGAAACCGGGAGTCAACGCGAAGGGCTCGTGCATCGGCGAGCTCGGATCCCGCGTCCGCGCGGTGATGAACGAACTCGGCCAGGAGAAGATCGACATCGTCGACTACTCCGACGACCCCGCGAAGTTCATCGCCCACGCACTCTCGCCGGCCAAGGCCAAGCGGGTCGAGATCCTCGACGCAGCGGCGCAGGAGTCCCGCGCCGTCGTCCCCTCCGACCAGCTCTCGCTGGCCATCGGCAAGGAAGGGCAGAACGCCCGCCTGGCCGCAAAGCTCACCGGCTGGAAGATCGACATCATCGCCGCGGACTGA
- a CDS encoding TSUP family transporter — translation MVLWLLAAGILAGWIDAVVGGGGLIQLPALLLVPGMSPVQAVATNKIGSIAGTTASAITYLRKITPDRSATIPAAASAFLGAVGGAKLATLVPSEAFTPIILAALIGVGIFTVLNPSLGADATLRFGESSKRHHALSWLIGLVIGIYDGVLGPGTGSFLVIAFVSIIGFSFLQASATAKVINWATNFGALVYFVPDGQVVWLLGMIVAVGNVGGGIVGARTALKRGSGFVRVIFVVVVSAMILKLGYDVLTTLIH, via the coding sequence ATGGTCCTGTGGCTGCTCGCCGCGGGAATCCTGGCGGGGTGGATCGATGCCGTCGTCGGCGGCGGCGGGCTGATCCAGCTGCCTGCGCTGCTGCTCGTGCCGGGGATGAGCCCGGTCCAGGCGGTGGCGACGAACAAGATCGGGTCCATTGCGGGCACGACCGCCTCGGCGATCACCTATCTGCGCAAGATCACCCCGGACCGGTCGGCGACGATCCCGGCGGCGGCCTCGGCGTTCCTCGGGGCAGTAGGCGGGGCGAAGCTCGCCACGCTCGTTCCGAGCGAGGCGTTCACCCCGATCATCCTGGCCGCCCTCATCGGAGTCGGCATCTTCACGGTGCTCAACCCCAGCCTCGGCGCCGATGCCACGCTGCGCTTCGGTGAGTCCTCGAAGCGTCACCATGCGCTGTCGTGGCTGATCGGGCTCGTCATCGGCATCTACGACGGGGTGCTCGGACCGGGCACGGGATCCTTCCTCGTCATCGCGTTCGTCTCGATCATCGGGTTCTCGTTCCTCCAGGCCTCGGCGACGGCGAAGGTGATCAACTGGGCGACGAACTTTGGCGCACTCGTCTACTTCGTCCCCGATGGTCAGGTCGTGTGGCTGCTGGGCATGATCGTCGCCGTCGGCAATGTCGGCGGCGGCATCGTCGGCGCACGCACCGCGCTGAAGCGGGGATCAGGGTTCGTCCGCGTCATCTTCGTCGTCGTGGTCTCGGCGATGATCCTCAAACTCGGCTACGACGTCCTCACCACCCTCATCCACTAA
- a CDS encoding ribosome maturation factor RimP codes for MDEDVERITGLLAPPLESAGFHLENVKAVAAGPRRTLTVVVDLDESSTEPMSMEKIAESTKIVSDTLDEVEIFRDKPYQLEVTSPGATRKLETPRHFRRVIGRRLDITTKKDTFKLDLAEVADGSISGTDPAKREARTIPLDDIRKAQVELKFR; via the coding sequence ATGGACGAGGACGTCGAACGGATCACGGGTCTGCTCGCACCGCCCTTGGAATCGGCGGGATTCCACCTGGAGAACGTCAAGGCCGTCGCCGCCGGCCCCCGTCGCACCCTCACCGTCGTCGTCGACCTCGACGAGTCGAGCACCGAGCCGATGTCGATGGAGAAGATCGCCGAATCGACGAAGATCGTCAGCGACACCCTAGACGAGGTCGAGATCTTCCGCGACAAGCCCTATCAGCTCGAGGTCACGAGCCCGGGGGCGACCCGGAAACTCGAGACGCCGCGCCACTTCCGGCGCGTCATCGGGCGACGCCTCGACATCACCACGAAGAAGGACACATTCAAACTCGACCTCGCCGAGGTGGCCGACGGGTCGATCTCGGGAACGGATCCGGCGAAGCGGGAGGCCCGGACGATCCCCCTCGACGACATCCGCAAGGCTCAGGTCGAACTGAAGTTCCGCTGA